The following proteins come from a genomic window of Achromobacter sp. AONIH1:
- the aspS gene encoding aspartate--tRNA ligase, with translation MRTCYTGQVCRDHLGQTVTLFGWVNRRRDHGGVIFIDLRDRAGLAQIVFDPDNAAFATAERLRNEFCIRVTGLVRERPAGTANAELASGEIEVLCKEVEILNASVTPPFQLDDDNLSETTRLTHRVLDLRRPQMQRNLMLRYRVSIEVRKFLDQLGFIDIETPMLTKSTPEGARDYLVPSRVNAGHFFALPQSPQLFKQMLMVSGFDRYYQITKCFRDEDLRADRQPEFTQIDCETSFLSELEIREIFENMIRHVFKVVQDVDLPSPFPIMTWTEAMRRYGSDKPDLRVNLEFTDMTDVMRDVDFKVFAAAATAPGSRVVALRVPGGAEMSRSEIDAYTQFVGIYGAKGLAYIKVNEVAKGRDGLQSPIVKNLHDAALAELIKRTGAQDGDIIFFGADREKVVNDAIGALRVKIGHSEFGKKTGLATAGWKPLWVVDFPMFEYDEEDGRYTAAHHPFTSPKDGHEDFLESDPSKAFAKAYDMVLNGWEIGGGSVRIHREEVQSKVFRALKIGAEEAREKFGFLLDALQYGAPPHGGIAFGLDRIVTMMTGAESIRDVIAFPKTQRAQCLLTQAPSEVDEKQLRELHIRLRNVEK, from the coding sequence ATGCGTACCTGCTATACCGGCCAGGTTTGCCGTGACCATCTCGGCCAGACCGTCACCCTGTTCGGCTGGGTGAACCGCCGCCGCGACCACGGCGGGGTCATCTTCATCGACCTGCGCGATCGCGCGGGCCTGGCCCAGATCGTGTTCGATCCGGACAACGCCGCCTTCGCCACCGCCGAGCGCCTGCGCAACGAATTCTGCATCCGCGTCACCGGCCTGGTGCGCGAGCGTCCGGCCGGCACGGCCAACGCCGAACTGGCCTCGGGCGAGATCGAAGTGCTGTGCAAGGAAGTCGAGATCCTGAACGCGTCGGTCACGCCGCCGTTCCAGCTCGATGACGACAATCTGTCCGAGACCACCCGCCTGACGCACCGCGTGCTGGACCTGCGCCGCCCGCAGATGCAGCGCAACCTGATGCTGCGCTACCGCGTGTCGATCGAAGTGCGCAAGTTCCTGGATCAGCTGGGCTTCATCGACATCGAAACCCCGATGCTGACCAAGAGCACGCCCGAAGGCGCGCGCGACTACCTGGTGCCCTCGCGCGTGAACGCCGGCCACTTCTTCGCGCTGCCGCAGTCGCCGCAGCTGTTCAAGCAGATGCTGATGGTGTCGGGCTTCGACCGCTACTACCAGATCACCAAGTGCTTCCGCGACGAAGACCTGCGCGCCGACCGTCAGCCGGAATTCACCCAGATCGATTGCGAAACCTCGTTCCTGAGCGAACTCGAGATCCGCGAGATCTTCGAGAACATGATCCGCCACGTGTTCAAGGTGGTGCAGGACGTGGACCTGCCGTCGCCGTTCCCGATCATGACCTGGACCGAAGCCATGCGCCGCTACGGCTCGGACAAGCCGGACCTGCGCGTGAACCTGGAATTCACCGACATGACCGACGTCATGCGCGACGTGGACTTCAAGGTCTTCGCCGCCGCCGCCACGGCGCCGGGCAGCCGCGTGGTCGCCCTGCGCGTGCCGGGCGGGGCCGAGATGTCGCGCAGCGAGATCGACGCCTACACGCAGTTCGTCGGTATCTACGGCGCCAAGGGCCTGGCCTACATCAAGGTCAACGAAGTGGCCAAGGGCCGCGACGGCCTGCAATCGCCCATCGTCAAGAACCTGCATGACGCCGCGCTGGCCGAGCTGATCAAGCGCACCGGCGCCCAGGACGGCGACATCATCTTCTTCGGCGCGGACCGCGAGAAGGTCGTGAACGACGCCATCGGCGCGCTGCGCGTGAAGATCGGCCACAGCGAATTCGGCAAGAAGACCGGCCTGGCGACCGCCGGCTGGAAGCCGCTGTGGGTGGTCGACTTCCCGATGTTCGAATACGACGAGGAAGACGGCCGCTACACCGCCGCCCACCACCCCTTCACCAGCCCCAAGGACGGCCACGAGGACTTCCTCGAATCCGATCCGAGCAAGGCCTTCGCCAAGGCCTACGACATGGTGCTGAACGGCTGGGAAATCGGCGGCGGCTCGGTCCGTATCCACCGCGAGGAAGTGCAGAGCAAGGTGTTCCGCGCGCTGAAGATCGGCGCCGAGGAAGCCCGCGAGAAGTTCGGCTTCCTGCTGGACGCGCTGCAATACGGCGCGCCGCCCCATGGCGGCATCGCCTTCGGCCTGGACCGCATCGTCACCATGATGACCGGCGCCGAGTCGATCCGCGACGTGATCGCCTTCCCGAAGACCCAGCGCGCGCAGTGTCTGCTGACGCAGGCGCCGTCGGAGGTCGACGAGAAGCAGCTGCGCGAGCTGCACATCCGGCTGCGCAATGTAGAGAAGTGA
- a CDS encoding FmdB family zinc ribbon protein has translation MPIYAYKCSACGHAKDVLQKISDAPLTVCPECGQSAFSKQVTAAGFQLKGSGWYVTDFRGNGSGGASTSAPSESAAPAAAPATPAAPAAPATPAATGSAAS, from the coding sequence ATGCCCATTTACGCTTATAAGTGCAGCGCCTGCGGCCATGCCAAGGATGTGCTGCAGAAGATCTCCGACGCGCCGCTCACGGTTTGCCCCGAGTGCGGCCAGAGTGCCTTTTCCAAGCAGGTGACCGCGGCTGGCTTCCAGCTCAAGGGCTCCGGCTGGTATGTCACGGATTTCCGCGGCAACGGCAGCGGCGGCGCGTCCACGTCGGCCCCGTCCGAGAGCGCCGCTCCCGCGGCCGCGCCGGCCACGCCCGCGGCGCCGGCGGCCCCGGCCACTCCCGCCGCCACCGGGTCCGCGGCTTCCTAG
- the clsB gene encoding cardiolipin synthase ClsB, with translation MKREPVRLDWTDGNDIRLLQNGADFFPSLCAAIDAATVSVHLETYIFMLDRSGEMVLRCLAEAALRGVKVRVVLDGFGSAATADEVRVRLTNAGAQCRIFRPEPRWFAKLIPSRSRLRRLHRKVSVIDGQIAYVGGINIVDDYDDLDPTDGLTAPRFDFAVQVRGPVVTDAAYAQDLLWVRLNWARLRRHPRDWNRMRLAKPHHVAVAPCGQMRAALVLRDNLRFRQTFERAYLLGITEARRDILIANAYFFPGVQFRRALARAAARGVRVRLLLQGKVEYRMQYHATRSLYDQLLRDGIEIYEYMPGYLHAKVAVIDNVATVGSSNLDPFSLLLAREANVVIDDQPFAWDLQERLETAIREGGRFIRPLDYQRRGLLRRWVDAASYVLLRIGVALTGTSDKY, from the coding sequence GTGAAGCGCGAGCCGGTCAGGCTGGACTGGACGGATGGCAACGACATCCGGCTGTTGCAGAACGGCGCGGACTTCTTCCCGTCCCTGTGCGCCGCCATCGATGCCGCCACGGTCAGCGTGCACCTGGAAACCTATATCTTCATGCTGGACCGCAGCGGCGAGATGGTGCTGCGGTGCCTGGCCGAAGCCGCGCTTCGCGGCGTCAAGGTGCGGGTGGTGCTGGACGGTTTCGGCAGCGCCGCCACCGCCGACGAGGTCCGAGTCAGGCTCACCAACGCCGGCGCCCAATGCCGCATCTTCCGGCCCGAGCCGCGCTGGTTCGCCAAGCTGATCCCGTCGCGCAGCCGCCTGCGGCGCCTGCATCGCAAGGTCAGCGTGATCGACGGGCAGATCGCCTATGTGGGCGGCATCAACATCGTCGACGATTACGATGACCTGGACCCCACTGACGGCCTGACCGCGCCGCGCTTCGACTTCGCTGTCCAGGTGCGCGGGCCGGTGGTCACCGACGCCGCCTACGCCCAGGATCTGCTTTGGGTGCGGCTGAACTGGGCGCGCCTGCGGCGCCATCCGCGCGACTGGAACCGCATGCGGCTGGCCAAGCCGCATCATGTCGCTGTGGCGCCTTGCGGCCAGATGCGCGCCGCGCTGGTGTTGCGCGACAACCTGCGCTTTCGCCAGACCTTCGAGCGCGCCTATCTGCTGGGCATTACCGAGGCGCGGCGCGACATCCTTATCGCCAACGCCTATTTCTTTCCCGGCGTGCAATTCCGCCGCGCCCTGGCCAGGGCGGCGGCGCGCGGCGTGCGCGTGCGGTTGCTGCTGCAGGGCAAGGTCGAATACCGCATGCAGTACCACGCCACGCGTTCGCTGTACGACCAGCTGCTGCGCGACGGCATCGAGATCTACGAATACATGCCCGGCTACCTGCATGCCAAGGTGGCCGTTATCGACAACGTGGCCACCGTGGGCTCGTCCAACCTGGATCCCTTCAGCCTGCTGCTGGCGCGCGAAGCGAACGTGGTGATCGACGACCAGCCCTTCGCCTGGGACTTGCAGGAACGGCTGGAGACGGCCATCCGCGAGGGCGGCCGCTTCATCCGGCCGCTGGACTATCAACGGCGCGGGCTGCTGCGGCGTTGGGTGGACGCGGCGTCGTATGTACTGCTGCGGATTGGCGTGGCGCTGACGGGAACCTCGGACAAGTACTGA
- a CDS encoding DMT family transporter codes for MRRRDLLDLLVLAAVWGGSFLFMRIAVPEFGPVPLIELRVGLAALFLLPAAIWRGRLPLMARHWKAILVVGTLNAALPFVLYAYSAQSLGAGFLSVSNAVTPVWGAVIGWLWLKDKLAWSRSLGLLIALLGIVVLVWDKLSFTSGGTGPAVLAAVSAPVFYGIAANWTKRFLTGVDALTNATGSMVAASLVLLPAAVMTWPQAPVSAMAWGATTLLAVVCTGAAYIVFFRLIANVGPTRAVSVTFLVPIFGVMWGAWFLNETITGPILAGAGVILVGTALALGLIGARRKPA; via the coding sequence ATGCGTCGTCGCGATCTGCTGGACCTGCTGGTCCTGGCCGCCGTATGGGGCGGCTCGTTCCTGTTCATGCGCATCGCCGTGCCCGAATTCGGGCCGGTGCCGCTGATCGAGCTACGCGTCGGACTGGCCGCGCTGTTCCTGCTGCCGGCCGCGATCTGGCGCGGCAGGCTGCCGCTGATGGCGCGGCACTGGAAAGCCATCCTGGTGGTGGGCACGCTCAACGCCGCCCTGCCCTTCGTCCTGTATGCCTATTCGGCGCAATCGCTGGGCGCGGGCTTCCTGTCGGTGTCCAACGCGGTGACGCCCGTCTGGGGCGCCGTGATCGGCTGGCTCTGGCTCAAGGACAAGCTGGCCTGGTCGCGCTCGCTGGGCCTGCTGATCGCGCTGCTGGGCATCGTGGTGCTGGTCTGGGACAAGCTCAGCTTCACCTCCGGCGGCACCGGCCCGGCCGTGCTGGCGGCCGTATCCGCGCCCGTGTTCTACGGCATCGCGGCCAACTGGACCAAACGCTTTCTGACCGGCGTGGACGCGCTGACCAACGCCACCGGCAGCATGGTCGCCGCCTCGCTGGTGCTGCTGCCGGCCGCCGTGATGACCTGGCCGCAGGCGCCGGTCTCGGCCATGGCCTGGGGCGCCACCACGCTGCTGGCCGTGGTCTGTACCGGCGCGGCCTATATCGTGTTCTTCCGGCTGATCGCCAACGTCGGCCCCACCCGCGCGGTCAGCGTCACCTTCCTGGTGCCGATCTTCGGCGTGATGTGGGGCGCATGGTTCCTGAACGAGACGATCACCGGCCCCATCCTGGCGGGTGCCGGCGTGATCCTGGTGGGCACGGCGCTGGCGCTGGGACTGATCGGCGCGCGGCGCAAGCCCGCGTAG
- a CDS encoding endonuclease/exonuclease/phosphatase family protein, translated as MSLIRVVSYNIHKGRSALGRRDSLNELRLGLYGLRPDLVFLQEVQGRNENRSLLDAQHESLAAALRLDVAYGRNAIRHQTDHGNALLSRFPIVEHENQDISDHRLEQRGLLHARIELDGRAVHCFVVHLGLFAGSRSRQILALTERIRRLVPEGDPILVAGDFNDWGDRLAPLFVQQLGLYEVFSHAPRSHGGELPRLRDSVKRLTNALRGVPNGISVMERTNQLGMDGSSRLLLPPPRTFPAVFPWFRLDRIYQRGFAVRSARVLRGREWARLSDHSPLLAELELP; from the coding sequence ATGTCGCTCATCCGTGTCGTCAGCTACAACATCCATAAAGGCCGCTCGGCGCTGGGCCGGCGCGACTCCCTGAACGAGCTGCGCCTGGGCCTGTACGGGCTGCGTCCCGACCTGGTCTTCCTGCAGGAAGTGCAGGGGCGCAACGAAAACAGGTCGCTGCTGGATGCGCAGCATGAATCGCTGGCCGCGGCGCTGCGGCTGGACGTAGCCTACGGGCGCAACGCCATCCGCCACCAGACCGACCATGGCAACGCGCTGTTGTCGCGCTTTCCGATCGTCGAGCACGAGAACCAGGACATCTCCGACCACCGCCTCGAACAGCGCGGCCTGCTGCATGCCCGCATCGAGCTGGACGGGCGCGCCGTGCATTGCTTCGTGGTCCACCTGGGCCTGTTCGCCGGCAGCCGCAGTCGCCAGATCCTGGCGCTGACCGAGCGCATCCGTCGCCTGGTGCCCGAGGGCGACCCCATCCTCGTCGCCGGCGATTTCAATGACTGGGGCGACCGGCTGGCGCCGCTGTTCGTGCAGCAGCTCGGCCTGTACGAAGTGTTCTCGCACGCGCCGCGCAGCCATGGCGGCGAGCTGCCGCGACTGCGCGACTCGGTCAAGCGCCTGACCAACGCGCTGCGCGGCGTGCCCAACGGCATTTCGGTCATGGAGCGCACCAACCAGCTCGGCATGGACGGCAGCTCGCGCCTGCTGCTGCCGCCGCCGCGCACCTTTCCCGCCGTGTTCCCCTGGTTCCGGCTGGACCGCATCTACCAGCGCGGCTTCGCCGTGCGCAGCGCGCGCGTGCTGCGCGGCCGGGAATGGGCCCGGCTGTCCGATCATTCCCCGCTGCTGGCCGAGCTGGAACTGCCGTGA
- a CDS encoding DUF502 domain-containing protein, producing MRVIKKYFITGLLIWVPLVITVWVLGLLVATLEGFVPGFLSSESLFGVDIPGFRFVLVVAVVLLTGIFAANLIGRTMVDQWEALLGRIPLVRSIYNSVKQVSDTVLAPNGQAFRRAVLVQYPRAGAWTIAFVTGTPGGEVAEQLPGEHISVYVPTTPNPTSGFFLMVPRTEAIDLQMSVDAALKYIVSMGVVAPAAAMPAADRPAPPVPAPHADS from the coding sequence ATGCGCGTCATCAAGAAGTACTTCATCACCGGCCTGCTGATCTGGGTTCCCCTGGTCATCACGGTGTGGGTGCTGGGTCTGCTGGTCGCCACCCTGGAAGGGTTCGTGCCCGGCTTCCTGTCGTCCGAATCGCTGTTCGGCGTCGACATCCCCGGCTTCCGCTTCGTCCTGGTCGTGGCGGTGGTGCTGCTGACGGGCATTTTCGCCGCCAACCTGATCGGCCGCACGATGGTCGACCAGTGGGAGGCCCTGCTGGGCCGCATCCCGTTGGTGCGCTCCATCTACAACTCGGTCAAGCAGGTCAGCGACACGGTGCTGGCGCCCAACGGTCAGGCGTTCCGCCGCGCCGTGCTGGTGCAGTATCCGCGCGCCGGCGCCTGGACCATCGCCTTCGTCACCGGCACGCCCGGCGGCGAGGTGGCGGAACAGCTGCCCGGCGAGCACATCAGCGTCTACGTGCCGACCACGCCCAACCCGACCTCGGGCTTTTTCCTCATGGTGCCGCGCACCGAGGCGATCGACCTGCAGATGAGCGTGGACGCGGCCCTGAAGTACATCGTTTCCATGGGCGTGGTCGCCCCGGCCGCGGCGATGCCTGCCGCCGACCGGCCCGCCCCGCCCGTACCGGCGCCCCACGCCGATTCGTAA
- a CDS encoding putative Na+/H+ antiporter codes for MPQPIEVIATLLFAVAVLHTFSVPFFARLAHKGGPHAGFWHLFAEVEAVFGVWAFALIVAMAALSGPSTAIEYMDTRNFTEPLFVFVIMVVAASRPILELVGQLVRLAARVLPLRRELATFFVIMSLVPLGGSFITEPAAMTLAAILLRDAYFRTSGRAGFKYMTLGVLFVNVSIGGVLTSYAAPPVLMVATTFGWDSGFMLQHFGWRAAVAVCLNAALLTLVCRKALLGHSVGTGGGVDAPEGADRRPPVPVVVMLVHLAFLVAVVLTAHHPAIFLGLLMMFIGFTEAYKRYQSRLMIKEGLMVGFFLAGLVVLGGLQKWWLQDLLGGLQPFVLFWGATALTAITDNAALTYLGSLVEGTSEAWRYMLVAGAVTGGGLTVIANAPNPAGFAILKNHFPDGSISSGRLFLSALGPTLVAALMFLLPV; via the coding sequence ATGCCCCAGCCCATCGAAGTCATCGCCACCCTGTTGTTCGCGGTGGCGGTCCTTCATACGTTCTCGGTGCCGTTCTTCGCGCGGCTGGCGCACAAAGGCGGGCCGCACGCGGGCTTCTGGCATCTGTTCGCCGAGGTCGAGGCGGTGTTCGGCGTGTGGGCTTTCGCGCTTATCGTCGCCATGGCGGCGCTGTCCGGGCCGTCCACGGCCATCGAGTACATGGACACGCGCAATTTCACCGAGCCGTTGTTCGTGTTCGTCATCATGGTGGTGGCGGCCAGCCGCCCGATCCTGGAACTGGTGGGACAGCTGGTGCGGCTGGCGGCGCGCGTGCTGCCGCTGCGCCGCGAGCTGGCCACGTTCTTCGTGATCATGTCGCTGGTGCCGCTGGGCGGTTCCTTCATCACCGAGCCGGCCGCCATGACGCTGGCCGCCATCCTGCTGCGCGACGCCTATTTCCGCACCAGCGGCCGGGCCGGCTTCAAGTACATGACGCTGGGCGTGCTGTTCGTCAACGTGTCGATCGGCGGGGTGCTCACGTCCTACGCCGCGCCGCCCGTGTTGATGGTGGCGACCACTTTCGGCTGGGATTCCGGCTTCATGCTGCAGCACTTCGGCTGGCGCGCCGCCGTGGCCGTGTGCCTGAACGCGGCGCTGCTGACCCTGGTCTGCCGCAAGGCGCTGCTGGGGCACAGCGTGGGCACCGGTGGCGGCGTTGACGCGCCTGAAGGCGCGGACCGGCGTCCGCCGGTGCCGGTCGTGGTCATGCTGGTGCACCTGGCGTTCCTGGTCGCCGTGGTGCTCACCGCGCACCATCCCGCGATCTTCCTGGGCCTGCTGATGATGTTCATCGGCTTCACGGAAGCGTACAAGCGCTACCAGAGCCGCCTGATGATCAAGGAAGGGCTGATGGTCGGCTTCTTCCTGGCCGGGCTGGTGGTGCTGGGCGGCCTGCAGAAATGGTGGCTGCAGGACCTGCTGGGCGGCCTGCAGCCCTTCGTGCTGTTCTGGGGCGCGACCGCGCTGACGGCCATCACGGACAATGCGGCCCTGACCTACCTGGGATCGCTGGTCGAGGGCACCAGCGAGGCCTGGCGTTACATGCTGGTGGCGGGCGCCGTCACCGGCGGCGGCCTGACCGTGATCGCCAACGCGCCGAATCCGGCCGGCTTCGCCATCCTGAAGAACCATTTCCCGGACGGCAGCATCTCGTCAGGCCGGCTGTTCCTGTCGGCCCTGGGGCCGACGCTGGTGGCGGCGCTGATGTTCCTGCTGCCCGTCTAG